A section of the Paenibacillus aurantius genome encodes:
- the folD gene encoding bifunctional methylenetetrahydrofolate dehydrogenase/methenyltetrahydrofolate cyclohydrolase FolD, translating into MTAEVINGKELVGEIREEIKNEVHQLVQQGTQPGLAVVLVGDDPASAVYVRNKAKACEEAGMYSEVHRLPAETSEEEVLSLIAKLNADERIHGILVQSPPPKHIDEQKVIDAIDPSKDVDCFHPVNVGNLVLGKEGFLPCTPAGVIEILKRKGVEIKGKHAVVIGRSHIVGKPMAMLLLREDATVTVCHSRTSNMAEITSQADILVVAVGRAKLVGKEHVKPGAVVIDVGMNRDENGKLCGDVDFEAVKETAGLITPVPGCVGPMTITMLLQNTLEAARKTGKSSVRV; encoded by the coding sequence ATGACGGCAGAAGTAATCAACGGCAAGGAACTGGTAGGAGAAATCCGCGAGGAGATCAAGAACGAAGTTCATCAACTGGTGCAGCAGGGGACTCAGCCCGGATTGGCGGTTGTGCTGGTGGGAGACGACCCGGCTTCGGCTGTATATGTGCGCAATAAGGCCAAAGCGTGTGAAGAGGCGGGGATGTATTCCGAAGTGCACCGCTTGCCGGCGGAAACGTCGGAGGAAGAGGTCCTTTCGCTGATAGCTAAGCTGAATGCGGACGAACGGATTCACGGCATTCTTGTGCAATCGCCGCCTCCTAAGCATATCGACGAACAAAAAGTAATTGACGCCATTGATCCTTCCAAGGATGTGGACTGCTTCCATCCGGTTAATGTAGGCAATCTCGTGCTGGGCAAAGAAGGCTTCCTGCCATGTACACCTGCCGGGGTCATTGAAATTTTGAAGCGCAAGGGCGTAGAGATCAAAGGCAAGCACGCCGTCGTAATCGGACGGAGCCACATCGTGGGCAAGCCGATGGCCATGCTGCTTCTTCGTGAGGATGCGACGGTCACCGTCTGTCATTCGCGCACCTCGAATATGGCCGAGATTACGAGCCAGGCCGACATTTTGGTCGTGGCGGTGGGACGGGCCAAGCTCGTAGGCAAGGAACATGTGAAGCCGGGAGCGGTTGTCATTGATGTGGGCATGAACCGGGACGAGAACGGCAAGCTGTGCGGAGACGTGGATTTCGAGGCGGTCAAAGAAACCGCCGGTTTGATCACGCCTGTTCCGGGCTGCGTCGGTCCGATGACCATTACCATGCTGCTCCAAAACACCTTGGAGGCCGCCCGGAAAACGGGCAAGTCGTCCGTAAGAGTGTAA
- the nusB gene encoding transcription antitermination factor NusB — MKRRLAREIALQSMYQMQMNEVSSHEAITTAITEALHDNEADLSVKGESISPDYVQELVEGTEKHLTVIDEILSVYLKGWKIDRLSKIDREVLRLAAYEMIYRDDVPPKVVVNEAIELAKHFGSEESGKFVNGVLGKMIGELESIKEKYLPKTEQ, encoded by the coding sequence ATGAAACGCAGATTGGCCAGGGAAATAGCGCTTCAAAGCATGTACCAGATGCAAATGAACGAGGTAAGCTCGCACGAAGCGATCACGACCGCCATCACCGAAGCCCTTCATGACAATGAAGCGGATCTTTCCGTAAAAGGGGAGAGCATCTCGCCTGATTATGTCCAGGAGCTGGTGGAGGGGACCGAGAAGCATCTGACCGTCATCGACGAAATTCTGTCGGTTTATTTGAAGGGATGGAAAATCGACCGACTCTCCAAAATCGACCGCGAGGTGCTGCGGCTTGCGGCCTACGAGATGATTTACCGGGATGATGTACCCCCTAAGGTAGTCGTGAACGAAGCGATTGAGCTGGCCAAGCATTTCGGCTCCGAGGAGTCGGGCAAGTTCGTAAACGGGGTTCTGGGTAAAATGATCGGGGAATTGGAGTCCATCAAGGAGAAGTATTTACCCAAAACCGAACAATAA